Proteins co-encoded in one Rhopalosiphum maidis isolate BTI-1 chromosome 2, ASM367621v3, whole genome shotgun sequence genomic window:
- the LOC113551413 gene encoding polyadenylate-binding protein 4-like — MASLYVGDLHSDVTEAMLFEKFSTVGAVLSIRVCRDMITRRSLGYAYVNFQNMADAERALDTMNFDVLKGRPMRIMWSQRDPSLRKSGVGNVFIKNLDRSIDNKAMYDTFSAFGNILSCKVAQDETGQSKGYGFVHFEMEQSATQSIEKVNGMLLNGKKVFVGRFVGRKDREKELGQKAKLYTNVYIKNIDENVNDKELFEMFEKYGSITSFKVMFREDGSSRGFGFVAFEDPEEAEKAVTELHGKESPEGKTYYVGRAQKKAERQQELKRKFEQYKIERMNRYQGVNLYVKNLDDTIDDERLRKEFSVFGTITSAKVMMDDGRSKGFGFVCFSSPEEATKAVTDMNGRIVGTKPLYVALAQRKEDRKAHLDSQYLQRNTNMRMQSIGPIYQPGASSGYFVPTIPQPQRFYGPTQMTQIRPQPRWASQPQVRAGAPQAAAAGYPNMATQYRNIGARAPVPAGQQAALARNTMVDRNARPISTAQQQMPGAVAAGGVRVPGARTGSGYKYTANMRNPPGQAQGMGQAQPGQPPAPVQAAVHVHGQEPLTATMLATAKPEDQKQMLGERLFPLIQRMYPDLTGKITGMLLEIDNSDLLHMLEHHESLKNKVEEAVAVLQAHQAQQTQVKKE, encoded by the exons ccGAACGTGCTTTGGACACCATGAATTTTGATGTTCTTAAAGGGCGCCCAATGAGAATTATGTGGTCTCAGAGAGATCCTTCTCTTAGAAAATCTGGTGTAGGCAATGTGTTTATCAAAAACCTGGACAGGAGTATTGATAATAAAGCCATGTATGACACATTTTCTGCCTTCGGAAACATATTGAGTTGTAAA GTTGCTCAAGATGAGACTGGTCAGTCAAAAGGCTATGGTTTTGTCCATTTTGAAATGGAACAGTCTGCCACTCAATCTATTGAAAAAGTTAATGGCATGTTGCTCAAtggaaaaaaagtatttgttgGTCGATTTGTTGGCAGAAAAGATCGTGAAAAGGAGTTGGGTCAAAAAGCTAAACTTTACACAAATGTTTACATTAAGAATATAGATGAAAATGTCAATGACAAAGAATTGTTTGagatgtttgaaaaatatggaTCAATTACTAGCTTCAag GTTATGTTTAGAGAAGATGGAAGTTCTAGAGGTTTTGGATTTGTGGCATTTGAAGATCCCGAAGAAGCTGAAAAAGCAGTCACAGAATTACATGGCAAAGAAAGTCCAGAAGGAAaa ACATATTATGTAGGTCGTGCTCAAAAGAAAGCTGAACGCCAACAAGAATTAAAACGCAAGTTCGAACAGTATAAGATTGAACGTATGAATAGATACCAAGGAGTTAATTTGTATGTGAAAAATTTGGATGACACAATTGACGACGAACGTTTACGCAAAGAATTCAGTGTCTTTGGAACTATCACAAGTGCcaag GTTATGATGGATGATGGCCGTAGTAAAGGCTTTGgttttgtatgtttttcaTCTCCAGAAGAAGCTACCAAAGCAGTAACAGATATGAATGGTCGCATTGTTGGTACTAAACCATTATATGTTGCATTGGCTCAACGTAAAGAAGATCGTAAAGCCCATTTAGATTCCCAATATCTACAACGCAACACTAATATGAGAATGCAATCTATTGGCCCA atatatcaaCCTGGTGCTTCAAGTGGTTACTTCGTACCTACTATTCCTCAGCCACAGCGTTTCTATGGACCTACTCAAATGACTCAGATTCGTCCACAACCAAGATGGGCTTCCCAACCACAAGTTAGGGCTGGAGCACCGCAAGCTGCTGCTGCAG gttatCCAAATATGGCCACACAATACCGAAACATTGGAGCTCGTGCTCCTGTACCTGCTGGTCAACAAGCTGCATTGGCTAGAAACACTATGGTGGATAGAAATGCTAGACCTATTAGTACAGCCCAACAACAAATGCCAGGTGCTGTTGCTGCTGGAGGTGTACGTGTTCCTGGAGCACGTACAGGTTCtggatataaatatacagcTAATATGCGTAATCCTCCTGGACAAGCTCAAGGTATGGGACAAGCACAACCTGGTCAACCACCTGCACCAGTACAAGCAGCTGTACATGTACATGGACAAGAACCACTTACTGCAACGATGTTGGCTACCGCTAAACCAGAAGATCAAAAACAGATGTTGGGAGAGAGGCTTTTCCCTCTTATTcag cgaaTGTACCCTGACTTGACTGGTAAAATCACTGGTATGTTGTTGGAGATCGACAACTCAGATTTGCTTCACATGTTGGAACATCATGAATCTTTGAAGAACAAAGTAGAAGAGGCTGTTGCTGTACTTCAAGCCCATCAAGCACAACAGACCCAAGTGAAGAAAGAATAA